The following DNA comes from Oncorhynchus nerka isolate Pitt River unplaced genomic scaffold, Oner_Uvic_2.0 unplaced_scaffold_4964, whole genome shotgun sequence.
CCTCTACCAGACACAGCCTCCCGTACCGCCATCCTCAATGCAAACCTACGCAAGTCCCCCATCGCCagagtcagtacacacacacactcacacatggactcgcacacacacagacacagacacacatagacatacacacacatagacacacacacacatagacacacaaagacatacacacacatagacacacacactcaaagacacacagacacacacacaaagacgcatagacagacatagacacagatacacacatatagacacacatagacacagacacagacgcacacaaaGACGCATAGACACTGTCAAGTAATGATTTAATCCGTGTTCATAAATTCCAATGATCTTCATCTGTCTGATACCCAGAGGTTGTAAAGTTCTGGTCTTAAATAAAACAGACAGAATTCCTCACAATTGATCAGGTCCCAATTTATTTGCGAGAGCTCTAAGGTTTTCACAAATCCATTCCTTCTTATATCATCCTAAactacgcacacacatacacaccaacaggGATTTTCACATGAGTgtaaccacagtttataacccctCAACTGAccgttccaggctcccccagacacCATAACCCTGGAGGagttctccctgtcctctcttatCTCCACATACATTCCTTTCTTCCTAGGTCCATGTCATATAACCCTTCCTAACCAACAAACATTATTTAATACTACAAGAAAGACAgggtagacacacagacacacagacacacgataataatgatgatgataataataatgaactATTtttgtctccccccctctcccctttcttcctctctctctcccctttcttcctctctctctctccctctcctctctctctctctcccctctctctctctctctcccctcctctctctctccctctcctctctctctccctccctctcctctcctccctctctccccctctctcccctctcctctctctccccctctcctcctctccccctctcctctctctccccctcccctctctcccctctccctctctccccctcccctctctctccctccctctctctccccctctctctctctcctctcctctctccccctctccctctctccaccctctcctctctctccaccctctcctctctctccaccctcctctctctccccctcccctctctccccctccctctctctcccctctcctctctctccccctctctctctctcctctcctctctccctctcctctctccaccctctcctctctctccaccctctcctctctctccaccctctcctctctctcccccctctcctctctctccccctctccaccctctcctcctctctctccccctcccctctctcccctctctccacctcccctcctcctctctctactccctctcctctctctctcccccacccctctcctctcacaacGCCAACACCAGGATGTAGACCTGGCCTACCTGTCTGGTATCACCCAGGGTTTCAGTGGGGCAGACCTGACAGAGATCTGCCAGAGGGCCTGTAAGCTGGCCATCAGAGAGGCCATAGAGGCTGAGATCAAAGCAGAGCGCCAGAGACAGTCCCACCCAGGCACCGCCATGGTGagatggacggacggacggatggacAGACAGTCTGCTGTTACACCACCAACActgcagctcacacacacactatagcgatgatcagacagacagacagacggacagacggacggacggacgttACACCATTAACACTGCAATACCATAtatctaacagacagacagccagccagccagccagccagccagccaaatcCCCCAGCTGTTACACAACCAACACTGCatctcacatacagtacatcacacACTGTCTACCTCACACATTAAACCTTGTAtacacaaagcacacacacacccaaccaatACACCAATATTATGTAACTTTACACCCACCCAATCTCTCTCCtaacctcgctctctctgtctccccttcccctctctctctttctgcccccactctctctctctttctgccccccactctctctctctttctgccccccactctcccctctcctcctctgtccaggATGAGGACTGCGACCCTGTTCCAGAGATCAGGAAGGATCACTTTGAAGAGGCCATGAGGTTCGCCCGGCGCTCCGTCAGCGACAACGATATCAGGAAGTATGAGATGTTTGCCCAGACACTACAGCAGAGCAGAGGCTTTGGGAACTTCAGGTATGTACTGGaccgggacacacacacactcacacacacatactgtacgctCACACTTTCAAATGcaagtatgcacacacacacacaaacacaggcacactTCTCGTacactgacctctctctctcctcaggttcCCCTCTGGCTCTCAGTCCGGAGGTCAAGGGTCGGGGGCAGGGGGGCAGTTCAGAGACGAGGTAGAGGACGACCTCTACCAGTGAGAAGACTAtcacctctaccacacctgccTGCATATGATGTGGAACTCTGGATCAATTAGACTGTTGTGGGAATCAAATACGGACAGAATAACTTTTAACAGCACATAACGTCTGTGCTTCTCAGCTTATCGGTGTCTTAGATGTTTCTCATAACAACTGGTACATCATAATAACTGGTACATCATAATAACTGATACATCATAATAACTGATACATTATAATAACTGATACATCATAATAACTGGTACATCATAATAACTGGTACATCATAATAACTGGTACATCATAATAACTCATACATCATAATAACTGGTGCATCATAATAACTGGTACATCATAATAACTGATACATTATAATAACTGGTGCATCATAATAACTGATACATCATAATAACTGGTGCATCATAATAACTGGTGCATCATAATAACTGATACATCATAATAACTGGTACATCATAATAACTGGTACATCATAATAACTGCTGTATTTGAGGAAATTAGAGTCTGTTTGTTTTTTCTTGGAAGAATCATTAGTAAAATCTGGATGGTCAAAGTACAATGAATATAACTGTGAATGAGGATTGTTGTTCTTATGGTGTTTGAGCTGGTCATCATGGAAGGAATGCTGATTCACATCTGAAATGTAATAAATGGAGTGTTTGTTTTccttgtttttttgtgttttactAATAAAACTACTGTCACATAATAGTATCCCTCAATTGGAATAcggaagaggaaggaggggaaaagagaggcgGAGGAGGTGGGTGAGGGTGAGGGAGGTggaagagggtgagggagggaagagggtgagggaggtggaagagggtgagggagggtggaggagggtgagggagttggaagagggtgagggaggtggaagagggtgagggaggtggaggagggtgagggagggaagagggttaGAAATGGAGTTGGAAGAGGGTGAGGGAGGtggaagagggtgaggagggaagagggtgagggaggtggaagagggtgagggagggaagagggtgagggaggtggtagagtgtgaggaagggaagagagtgaGCTTGAATTGGTTGAAGATAGCTGTGAAAACAAATTGGAGATGGTTTGttaa
Coding sequences within:
- the LOC115122185 gene encoding transitional endoplasmic reticulum ATPase-like; the encoded protein is LCYPPPSRPDIIDSAILRPGRLDQLIYIPLPDTASRTAILNANLRKSPIARDVDLAYLSGITQGFSGADLTEICQRACKLAIREAIEAEIKAERQRQSHPGTAMDEDCDPVPEIRKDHFEEAMRFARRSVSDNDIRKYEMFAQTLQQSRGFGNFRFPSGSQSGGQGSGAGGQFRDEVEDDLYQ